Within Xiphias gladius isolate SHS-SW01 ecotype Sanya breed wild chromosome 14, ASM1685928v1, whole genome shotgun sequence, the genomic segment GCAGCTCTTCTTTACCTTGCATTACCAACATTGATACTTCTAAAAATTATGTCAAACATCAACAAAGGCAGCACCAAGGAGGTAACAGTGGTAAATGTGAGCTTTCTAATATGTGGCTTGGGAACATCAATTCAAAAAGCCAGATATCCATTAACAATATAACCTTTCCTGTGATTTTCATTAGCTACTTCTGGAGAAACACACCTGTTATTTGTAATTACAATATTACCAAAGACAACGGCTGGAGCCCAAGGGGAATGAACACTGTAGGACTGTTTAACATCTTTATTTAtctcagccaaaaaaaaaaaaaaaaaaaaagtacaaaaattaaatatgaatcgCTCTAACGAAAATCCCCTCAAAGCAGCACCAGCTTCTCATTCAGAGCAATCTGTGCTTGGGTCAGGTTAGATAGGTAGGTCACCATCAACAGGTcctgcaacaacaaaacagagcaTTGACATTTTGTTAGTACAATCTTATTCATAGTGACGTAAAATGAGAAGACAGTAAGGGAGTAAAACATCACAACAGCATTAAAGCATAACAGcattacaaggaaaaaaattcaaggaTTACACAGACAGTAAAGTGTCCTAAATACACATGTAACTGCTACTGTTCCAATACAACTGTTGGGTAAAGAAGTATGAGAAAAGGAGAGCCAGAGGAGCactaaaaacagaaagcaaagtCTAATCCATTGCTTCCTGTAATTAATGAGTGTATCAATGGGAAGAACAAGCCTGACTGcaccaagaaaataaaaaatggaaggCTGAAGGAGATGCACTCAATTGAATGAGGAAACAAAACCACCAGCAGCAGTTGTAGCCAATGAAAGAACGTACGTTGATGTTGGAATTGAGCATGTTCTCGAAGTCCTCAGCTGAGATGGTAGGCACCTTGTTGACTAGGTCCATCAGGAAACGGCCCACGCTGTTATCTGCTGTCACCTTGCCAGACTGAGACAGATCGAGCAGCATTATAGCCACTATCAGAGCTAAACTTAAGGAACCTCATAAATGGTCTATACAGAGATGACTGAttactaaaaaattaaatagcaGGAATACAACCAGGAAGACAAATAGCAGCGGGTTTTATCAATTAGTATGAATGGGAACTGTTTGCGTGGTCCTTTATGGATTTGCACGCCTCTGGTTTGAGTCATAGCACCATTACAACAGCTTTAATTCTCACCAGCACATCCTCAATGTATGCAAGCACGGTGGTTAGCATGTCCTGTATCCTGGCTGCAGATCCAGCCACCTGGGACAGATCAGAAGTCAGCCCCTTGGTGCGACTGGGAGCAACACGTGTCCTCTGCAGAAGATCCACTGCAACACAGAAATGGACTGTTAAGACTACAGTATTACTGAGAgcaaagaaacaggaaaaacataGGCTAGTTAAAATATCATTAGCAATAACTTACTTTTCTCTTGACATGcacttttaaaatttcagaaatgaCTCTGTGATTGAAATATTTCTCCACATGAAAAATTGGACAAAGCACAATCTCCAGATCACAGATATTTAGTGAGgaagcatttgtttttcaaacagtgATCCTATTCTTACCGCCTATCCTCTCAGTGTCATAGTAGACATACTTGACAGACAGAGGGGTGAACATCACACCAACCGTCTTTCCTGGCACACCCATCTGCGCACTGTGCGGGACAAATACACAAGCACGTTCAAGCACACACTTTCTCAGCATGTAGTTGATCACATGAAACTAAGAGTCACTGACAGGAAGATCAGCCCACCTGACGTAAGCGCGGATGTTCATCTTGCCACTCTGCAGTGCGGTGTCCACGGTCAGGTGAATGGGGTTGGAGGCCTCGCGGCTGTAGTACTCATGAATGAGCACTGAGTGCTCTGTGATGTCAAAGCCTGTGGCATACCTGTGAGGAAAGATGTCGCTGTTGTGAGAAAAggtgcttttttccccccaattcAATCTTTGAAACTCCAAATCTGATCTACTGACGCACCAGCCGATGATGACCTCAGTGGGTGAAACCCTCTTGTGGAGCTCATACATGTTCTTGGCGAACTCCATGTCCACAGCCACCTGTTGTCAAAGAGGATAAAATTTACACATGGACAagttttcacaaaacatttctctctgtacaaaatttaaccAATATCCTCTCTTCTTTACTTATACGTGGCAGCTACCACTCCCTTTCAAGAAAGTCCCACAGGAATGTTTCAGTTGTGAAGGAGACCTGTGGCAATTATACAGGTATTGTGGAGGTGTTTCAAAATGTCTTGCAGAAATCACGATCGTCCGTTATATTTTGAGATGAACAGTTTTAGGCAGCTCAGATGTTTAGCTTTTTCACCACCACCTGGGAGGTGTCCGATCAGTCCcgaattcattctgcagcatgacaacaacACCAACCATACggccagagtcataaagaactacCCTTAGCAAAAACAAGGAGTCCTACATGATCTCAACATCagggagtcagtctgggattacatgaacAGAGAGtacactgagacagcctaaatccacgATAGAACTGTGgaaagttctccaagatgcttggaacaacctacctgacaagtaccttgaaaaactgtgcacaagtATTGAGGGGAGAACCGATGCTGTTTTAAAAGCAAAGGGTGGTTAAAGCTAATATTGATTTGCTTTCGGTTTTTTCTGTtaactgcactttgtatgaagttagCTGATAATTAAAAACTGTTCATGGGATTATTTTCGAAAGCATGCTCACGTCATTTTTTTGTCCCCAAAACCTTTGCAGAGAGCTGTATTTACCAATACATCAACCATCAACATTAAGCATCTACTGCATGAACCATGTGCAGAAATTTACCAGGGACAATCATTATGAATATTCAGAGTTAGGAAAGGGTTCAAGTTTTTAATTCAGCAAATGTGTAGGTTAGAAAATATTATGTACGTTATTTAGTTTATCTATCTCTTTTGTCCTTGCAGGTTTTATGAGTGATGTGACGGCTGTAGCACTAAAATCTTCCAGTGGAATTGATAAAATATTCTATCAGGAGATTTCCAACTGCACAATAAtaaatgttcattcattcatccaaaATCCGTTAATATCACACTGTGAATAAATGAGTTCAACAACGCACCTCATCTTCAGACTCATTGTGGGGGACAGAGAAGCAGTTGGTCACCTCAATAGAGTGCTTGTCAATAGTACCTGAGAAGGACAAACGTTACAAAtgagcattattattattagcaatATTTAGCCGCCTTCGCATTGTTAGCTACCTAGCTACCCAATAACTAAAATCATGACGAATCATCGCACCGGCTGACACCAACGCAGTGTTCAACCGCGGTTGCTACACCTCTTAACATGACCAGATATCATCAAACAAGGGCGAGATGACTCGGCTAGCTTGATTTAGTCAGTGTTTTCATCTACACGAACCGGCAGCCAGCTGTTACGACGGATGCCGCTAGCTGTTCGGCTGGCTAGCAGCAGCCAACGCTAGAGCCAGCATGCGTTAGCAGACAAGCTACCAAGCTAAATTTGGCTAACTGTCCATCACCTATCCTAACCGCGGGCGGTCCGTCCAGCGGAGGACAGGTGTGTCCAGTTTCTGCTTACCCAACAGGGTTCCAATCACGCGACTCGCGCCTTCATTTCTTCGCTCGTAAGAGTCGCTGATGGAAGCGAGAACGACGGGGTGAATTTTCACCACTGGCCCGAACACCGACATCTTGGAAAAGGAGGACGGCTCACCGGCCTCCGTGAATACGTATACTACCTCCTAGAGGCCGGAGTGCGAACAGCGGTTATTACATATATTGAATATAGTGTAAGTCTAATTATAATCAAGTCACTGATGCCACTGATGATAAACGTGACTGTATCTGAGATCAGTAGAAGCTGTTTCATCATTGAATAAGGGCACTATAAGTTATTTCTATCACTAAAGGAGCCTGGTATAATCATTTTCTTGTAGAAGAGTCCCAACACATAAATGATTtgctttaaaaggaaaaaaaaaacatacaatggAAAATACCAAATGAGATACATTATAGAATCAGTGATTTGGAGCAAACGCTAAATAGGCTGAAATTGAAGTTATTACTTAGTAATTGCACCATAAGAGGCCTTTGCAGGTCCTCATCTCTGGACAGTGTGCAGATGCTGAGGGTCTGGCCGCCAGCGGAGAGGAGGGCGACGACTGTCCCCTCTGTCGTGGAGACGACGAGAGTCTGAGGCAGGCAGGGTTGATAGGGGCTGGG encodes:
- the eif3f gene encoding eukaryotic translation initiation factor 3 subunit F, which codes for MSVFGPVVKIHPVVLASISDSYERRNEGASRVIGTLLGTIDKHSIEVTNCFSVPHNESEDEVAVDMEFAKNMYELHKRVSPTEVIIGWYATGFDITEHSVLIHEYYSREASNPIHLTVDTALQSGKMNIRAYVSAQMGVPGKTVGVMFTPLSVKYVYYDTERIGVDLLQRTRVAPSRTKGLTSDLSQVAGSAARIQDMLTTVLAYIEDVLSGKVTADNSVGRFLMDLVNKVPTISAEDFENMLNSNINDLLMVTYLSNLTQAQIALNEKLVLL